The following are encoded together in the Conger conger chromosome 11, fConCon1.1, whole genome shotgun sequence genome:
- the LOC133141108 gene encoding large ribosomal subunit protein eL37 isoform X1, whose protein sequence is MLLDVWYLVGFGRHFCTAPEDLTYCNTTLSSGLYRVRFRRKMTKGTSSFGKRRNKTHTLCRRCGSKAYHLQKSTCGKCGYPSKRKRKYNWSAKAKRRSTTGTGRMRHLKVVYRRFRNGFREGTTPKPKRAAVAASSSS, encoded by the exons ATGCTACTTGATGTGTGGTATCTTgttgg TTTCGGACGCCATTTCTGTACGGCACCGGAAGACCTTACTTATTGCAACACCACACTCTCTTCCGGTCTCTATCGTGTCCGCTTCAGGAGGAAGATG ACGAAAGGAACGTCATCCTTTGGAAAGCGTCGGAATAAGACGCACACACTGTGCCGTCGGTGTGGCTCCAAGGCGTACCACCTTCAGAAGTCAACCTGTGGGAAGTGTGGATACCCCTCCAAACGCAAGAGAAAGT ACAATTGGAGTGCCAAGGCCAAGAGGCGTAGCACCACTGGAACGGGGCGCATGAGGCACCTGAAGGTTGTCTACCGCAGATTCAG aaatgGGTTCCGTGAAGGAACAACGCCCAAGCCGAAAAGAGCAGCAGTGGCGGCCTCCAGCTCTTCTTAG
- the LOC133141108 gene encoding large ribosomal subunit protein eL37 isoform X2: MFCNLASFGRHFCTAPEDLTYCNTTLSSGLYRVRFRRKMTKGTSSFGKRRNKTHTLCRRCGSKAYHLQKSTCGKCGYPSKRKRKYNWSAKAKRRSTTGTGRMRHLKVVYRRFRNGFREGTTPKPKRAAVAASSSS; this comes from the exons ATGTTTTGCAACTTAGCAAG TTTCGGACGCCATTTCTGTACGGCACCGGAAGACCTTACTTATTGCAACACCACACTCTCTTCCGGTCTCTATCGTGTCCGCTTCAGGAGGAAGATG ACGAAAGGAACGTCATCCTTTGGAAAGCGTCGGAATAAGACGCACACACTGTGCCGTCGGTGTGGCTCCAAGGCGTACCACCTTCAGAAGTCAACCTGTGGGAAGTGTGGATACCCCTCCAAACGCAAGAGAAAGT ACAATTGGAGTGCCAAGGCCAAGAGGCGTAGCACCACTGGAACGGGGCGCATGAGGCACCTGAAGGTTGTCTACCGCAGATTCAG aaatgGGTTCCGTGAAGGAACAACGCCCAAGCCGAAAAGAGCAGCAGTGGCGGCCTCCAGCTCTTCTTAG
- the LOC133140192 gene encoding 5'-AMP-activated protein kinase catalytic subunit alpha-1-like yields the protein MATDKQKHEGRVKIGHYILGDTLGVGTFGKVKVGQHELTQHQVAVKILNRQKIRSLDVVGKIRREIQNLKLFRHPHIIKLYQVISTPTDIFMVMEYVSGGELFDYICKNGKLDEKESRRLFQQIISALDYCHRHMVVHRDLKPENVLLDAQMNAKIADFGLSNMMSDGEFLRTSCGSPNYAAPEVISGRLYAGPEVDIWSSGVILYALLCGTLPFDDDHVPTLFKKICDGIFYTPQHLNPSVTSLLKRMLQVDPMKRATIKDIREDEWFQQDLSKYLFPDESSHSSAVIDDEALKEVCEKFECSEDEVLTCLYDHNHQDPLAVAYHLIIDNRRIMNEAKDFYLASSPPEAFLDDHHQPAVKPHPERVPFLVTEAAPRPRHTLDELNPQKAKHPGVRRAKWHLGIRSQSRPNDIMTEVCRAMKQLGYEWKVVNPYYLRVRRKNPVTGLLAKLSLQLYQVDSRTYLLDFRSIDDETLESKSGTATPNRSGSFGSHRATPKTEAVGEEAKADAPAKGSDGSLASSLTSSVDSASGDAVTRGGSHAIEFFEMCANLIKMLAR from the exons ATGGCGACGGATAAGCAGAAGCATGAAGGCAGGGTGAAAATTGGACATTATATTCTAGGAGATACTCTTGGAGTGGGAACATTTGGGAAAGTAAAGG TTGGTCAGCATGAATTGACTCAACACCAAGTAGCTGTGAAGATCTTGAACAGACAGAAGATTCGCAGCCTTGATGTTGTGGGAAAGATTCGCAGAGAAATTCAGAACTTAAAGCTCTTCAGACATCCACATATTATTAAACT GTATCAGGTGATAAGCACTCCAACAGATATCTTCATGGTGATGGAATATGTCTCTGGTGGAGAACTGTTTGACTATATCTGTAAAAATGGGAAG CTGGATGAGAAGGAGAGCAGGCGTCTGTTCCAGCAGATTATCTCTGCACTGGACTACTGCCACAGGCACATGGTGGTGCACAGAGACCTCAAGCCAGAAAACGTTCTGCTGGACGCTCAGATGAATGCCAAGATAGCCGACTTCG GCTTGTCCAACATGATGTCAGACGGGGAATTTCTACGAACGAGCTGCGGCTCTCCAAACTACGCTGCCCCCGAGGTCATCTcgggaag GTTATACGCTGGTCCAGAGGTGGACATTTGGAGCAGTGGCGTAATCCTGTACGCCTTGCTGTGCGGGACGCTCCCCTTCGACGACGACCACGTGCCCACGCTGTTCAAGAAGATCTGCGACGGCATCTTTTACACTCCGCAGCACCTGAACCCCTCCGTGACCAGCCTCCTGAAGCGCATGCTGCAGGTGGACCCCATGAAGAGGGCCACCATCAAGGACATCCG AGAGGACGAATGGTTCCAGCAGGACCTGTCCAAGTACCTCTTCCCAGACGAGTCGTCCCACAGCTCGGCCGTGATCGACGACGAGGCCCTGAAGGAGGTGTGCGAGAAGTTTGAGTGCTCGGAAGACGAGGTCCTGACCTGCCTGTACGACCACAACCACCAGGACCCGCTGGCCGTGGCCTACCACCTCATCATCGACAACCGCCGCATCATGAACGAGGCCAAGGACTTCTACCTGGCCAGCAGCCCCCCGGAGGCCTTCCTGGACGATCACCATCAGCCCGCGGTCAAGCCCCACCCGGAGCGCGTGCCCTTCCTGGTGACCGAGGCGGCCCCCCGCCCACGCCACACGCTGGACGAGCTGAACCCCCAGAAGGCCAAGCACCCGGGCGTGCGCCGGGCCAAGTGGCACCTGGGCATCCGCAGCCAGAGCCGGCCCAACGACATCATGACCGAGGTGTGCCGGGCCATGAAGCAGCTGGGCTACGAGTGGAAG GTTGTGAATCCGTATTATTTGCGTGTGCGGAGGAAGAATCCAGTGACAGGGCTTCTGGCCAAGCTGAGCCTGCAGCTCTACCAGGTTGACAGCAGGACTTATCTTCTGGACTTTCGTAGCATTGATG ATGAAACGTTGGAGTCAAAGTCGGGCACCGCCACCCCTAACCGCTCAGGCTCGTTCGGGAGCCACCGAGCGACCCCCAAGACGGAGGCCGTGGGAGAGGAAGCCAAGGCCGACGCCCCGGCCAAGGGTTCGGACGGCTCGCTGGCCTCCTCCCTGACCTCCTCCGTGGATTCGGCCAGCGGGGACGCCGTCACCAGGGGGGGGAGCCACGCCATCGAGTTCTTCGAGATGTGCGCCAACCTCATCAAAATGCTCGCCCGATAA